The Planctomycetia bacterium genome has a segment encoding these proteins:
- a CDS encoding DUF1501 domain-containing protein: FGRTPFTQAAADGVGEGRDHNQYGFSVWMAGAGLKHGFAYGATDDFGYKAVENPVHWHDFHATVLHLLGIDHERLTFYHNGIKRRLTDVSGRVVRDILA; the protein is encoded by the coding sequence AATTCGGCCGGACGCCGTTTACGCAGGCGGCAGCCGACGGGGTGGGCGAAGGGCGCGACCACAACCAATACGGCTTTTCCGTGTGGATGGCCGGTGCGGGCTTGAAGCACGGCTTTGCTTACGGCGCGACCGACGACTTCGGCTACAAGGCGGTCGAGAACCCGGTGCACTGGCACGATTTTCACGCCACGGTGCTGCACCTATTGGGTATCGATCACGAGCGGTTGACGTTTTATCACAACGGTATTAAGCGGCGGCTGACCGATGTGAGCGGGC